TTAGTTCGTTTCTACCACCACGGTGTATCTCAATAATTAACAAGTTTACAGCACAAAGTAAGACTGGTAATAAGAAGTATGGATCAACTGAACATAGATCGACGAACCACAAACACCCTTCTGTTGACAATTGTGATGCAACGATCAATAATTGGTCACTGGGTGGGGTAAATTGTAAGTTTAACGTTAAATGTCGCATCGCAACAGACATAGATACCCAAAGTGGAATCTGAACAAATGGAAGCCCATATCGTTTTAAAATTCCTGGGATTTGGTTGTCTTTcatcatttttcttttataatgaTTCAGATTgactttataatttaaaactttcgtTGCGTCGTCCCATTTTTTCTTCTCCGCAGCTTTTTCTACgtcaagttttaatttattttgaagtttttCCAACACAGGAATAAAAGACTgatattttatcatatttttcatCTGATAAATTGTCATTGGTGTCATAACAATTCCCCGAAGCAGAAAAGTTGAAAGCGTGATTGACAACCACCAGGGCAAATGCGTAAAGTCATGCATGCTGGTCAAGTATAGCTCTACTGATTGAATTATACCAGAGTCTGTAAACCATCCAATAAAAGTTTCATACGTTCC
This genomic stretch from Ciona intestinalis unplaced genomic scaffold, KH HT001080.1, whole genome shotgun sequence harbors:
- the LOC100184581 gene encoding cytochrome c oxidase assembly protein COX18, mitochondrial-like — encoded protein: MFCSRLPCKQTLGLINKWSHHLPCGSVITGCKNGVKVKVFPAQIRCFSSNFSEDYGKYSEPGTYETFIGWFTDSGIIQSVELYLTSMHDFTHLPWWLSITLSTFLLRGIVMTPMTIYQMKNMIKYQSFIPVLEKLQNKLKLDVEKAAEKKKWDDATKVLNYKVNLNHYKRKMMKDNQIPGILKRYGLPFVQIPLWVSMSVAMRHLTLNLQFTPPSDQLLIVASQLSTEGCLWFVDLCSVDPYFLLPVLLCAVNLLIIEIHRGGRNELIGLNKAFVYFMRTIAVILLPIASQMPAGVVMYWLSSSVYGAIQALVLKSYRFKKLVEIPISPNDSKTPYMDIFNRIIRTKQKKIS